TTCTACATGTATTTCTTTAGCGTTTTACATTTTCCCCACTTCACACGAATTTCCTTCACACGcttgaaagatcagaaaagcattagtattttacatgacttaGGATATATAGataaaaagtagaattttcgtgtgaattttgttgatccgagacgcGGCCgaagtcaataaacacacgaaaacgagacttttcatctttttatcccgagttatgtaatggattttacatgctttggGCGTCGTAactagtgcttgaaacatgagaAGTACGGTTtttgacgcatgtagcatgtaaaatacatatagtACACAAAAATATCTCTTCTAAATGTGTTACTGCCTTTGTGAAAAAGTCAGATGTGAGCTATATTTtcctttcagaattttcatagACGCTACCTAGTgcttctttaactgcttggacacTCAATGTATgtggtgccaccacaagcaaATAACGATAACTAACCACTTGTATGTCAATGatgccaatcgacaaaatcaaaaatgaaactgaattcgttggttcaattgaatgtgggaagtatgtaggatgtaaaagtaaTGAATCCCACAACCGTAGTCATAATAAAATTGGGTACCTgtagtgctcaaatccacaatctatatTTACCACCACGTACAACTTCtattcgtatttttttaaagcattaTGTGCTGCATATTTGTTAAGTCGAACATTGCCGAAATAGTTAAATCGATCGATATGCCAATAATTGGTAAttcgaaatattgaagttTCGGATAAGGCGTTAGATCCTTTTaaagataaatattttgttttggtcAGTCTGTTTTCATTGTTGCGGATTTATGCAGATAAAATGAGCTGACAACACTAATTTTCCTCCACACAATTGACGTTTAGACAGCACTGACGGTGAATACCATCAAATCATTCCTCaggttttgttttgattttatgaGAAGGTATCGTACATCCCCGATTATACTTTTGATAAATTAAACTTGTCTTATCGGTGACAAcgcaaacaaataaaaatatttcaaccgATTGACATGTCCCTTGAACACAACACTAAAATTATCGATGAACTGGATGTTAATGATTTCGTTTATTTGGAGAAAGACCTGGATTTTTATGAGAAGGTAGCAACAATTCCATTTCATATTCCACCGGACCTAGATCAATTCCATATCATCATCTTCAGGTGTCACTAATATTCCTATTGCACGGGGACAATCCTGTGAATGCTAAAATCGGTCgtcaaaaattgttgatcTTATACCAATGTCAAAACACCCAGACGACGGACATATCAGACTGGATTCGATCACAAAATGATTCAAACTGGCGGTACACTATAATTGAAGCTTTGTGGACGATAAAGGCAAAGCATGTTCTGCAAAAGGTAAAGATAAACGTCACAACACCGATAAGACATCACACATCGTCAACAAACATCTCTCGTTACTTTCAGCTCGGTCTGGACTTAGAAGACCTTCGTATCCGTTTTTTGGAACACGCTGAACTGAACCTGAAGATTCATCCTGTGCTAAAGGTTCTCTATTACATTTGTGAACAACTTGTACCGTGTGAGGCAAGGCTGTTAATCGACCATGTGAACAGTAGGGACGGTGGACGATATCCAATCAATTTTACGgacgaaaaatatttggaagtATTTCTGCTGCATTGGCTGGCCGAGCTAGTTATTGAAGCTGGAGAATGGTCTCCGATGAAAAAAGCCAAACGAAACGTTTTCTGTAAAGTCGATTTGATTgtcgaatttttgaattcaaacAAACCCGATCTGGCTGAGCTGTTGAAACGGATCTACATTCGATTCAATTTCACATCCAATAATGTAACGTCCGTCGAACGGAAGAAAAATGTTACAGACGTTGATGGTCAAGAAGATACAGCACCAAATGCCAAAGCATCAGGCCAGGATGCTCGAAAAAATGCCGTCGAAAATTCATCGAATGAATCCGACCCTTCTGACAATAAATATGTTATTGAACAAAAGACGGCCGGTCATGTGCTAATCatcaatcaaattgatttttaccgAGATAAGATCAAACGAGTGAGTATTGGCCGGGGTCATGGACacgatttttgaaatattttaccaaattttctcgaatttagTCCAATTTGCCACTAAGACCGTTAGAAACTCGTCATGGAACCAATGAGGACAAAGCAGCCTTGAACCGTACATTTTCCGCCATGGGATACCAGATTCTGGAGAAAGATAATCTAACCGACGATGAGATCCGGCATGAAGTTAAGGAAATTGTGGCTAAAAGCGGTTCGGCAGATTCATTGATTGTTTGCATTTTATCGCATGGTTCGGAGGGTGAGTATGGAAGTTTTTCGAAGAATATATTCGGACGGCATATGAATGGGTAATCGATTTGAAGGGTTGATTTATGGCTGCAACAGTGTGCCCGttaaaattaacgaaattcaACAACTGATTGTATCGAAGGAACTGCTGAACAAACCGAAAATTCTCATTTTGCAATCATGTCAGGGCTTACAGACCCAGATAGCTGAACCGGTATTGACAGCTGAACCGGTATTTTCATCTTTAAATTTTGTCTCGAAGTGTCACtctaataaaatcaaaccgTTTCCCCCCTAAGATTGAAGCAAAATTGACCAACTCAAAATATTTGGCACCGGATGGCGAGGTTGTTAAAACGGTTCCGATGAACTGTGACTTTTGTGTGGCCAAGTCTACCATTCCAGGATTTTCGTCAATACGGtaaagcagggcctatttttgggaaattgaattttccaaatttcctcaaatttgccaaaatttgctagaatttgctaatattttccaaaattttccagaatttgccaaattttttgataccaaattctagcaaattttgcaaaatattagcaaattctagcaaattttggcaaatttgaggaaatttggaaaattcaatttcccaaaaataggccctgcggTAAAGCCATCCAGCACACTACTGTCGAGCGAACGGTTgtcacaatttttctttttttttttggtttcatttcaGTCACATGGTAGAGGGATCATGGTTCATTCAAATTCTATGCGACACAATTGCGAGAGAAAGTCACAGGTATGACGTCTCGTTTGCTCGACAATATTGTTATGTTGCTTGATTCTGTACTGTTTTGAAGGaaacattttctggaaatcatGACGGTCGTCAAAGGGCGTGTAAGCGAACTGAGAGGAGACAATCTTGAATGTATGGTGCCGATATGTGAGGAAACGTTTACAAAATATCTCTATTTTCCATCGCGAGAGTTGGCATAACAAACGGCAGGCGAGGCGTAACCGTTGCacgtccaatttttttttaaagaaaaaactgaTCGAAAGTGAATTAAAGAAAGTCAAAgcaaaagagaaaattgaattcgagTCGAATTATTCGACTGCTTTGGAATCTGGGTCTTCAACTCAAGTCACGACCAAAGCGTTGAAGTTTCGTCGAGGTAAGTACCTgctgttgtttatttttgtcatggTATTCGATCCCAACCAACGTTGTGAAACCTTTGTCTAGACTACTGATTTCAAGTGCATCATAATTTCACTAGAGACGCGTTCAAGTGTTATGTGTCATATTAGACAAAATTCTTTGTCAAAGAGTTTTCTCGGTACAAAAatgaagtctcgttttcgtgtgtttgttgacctcggcttcgtctcggatTCACACTAAAActatacttttcatctttttatccctagtcatgtaaagtACTATTTCCGTTAGTAAGTGAGATAGATCGAAAGAAGGTTGAATTTAGGGAAACAGGCATTGTAGGTCTATGTCCTAACATTGTATAAATAGCACACGAGGACGTACTGACAGCCAAAGCAAAAGTGCTTTTCTAGCTGCTTGGTAACATGTAATAATGACAGTAGGATGGTTCAACCATCATGGTTGCGTATTGTACCAAAGGTGTTGCTGAAAAGATGTAGAACACAAGGCTCTTGTGACAACTTTTGATTACAAAGGTCACGACGGTTTCTCATGCAAGAATTAACATCGTCAACAACCATACCAATCTAGCTCCAAGCATTAAAACACTCAAAAGTtaaatgtcaaatttggagtCTATCTTACACATCCTGTCATACAAAATGGCATGTAGTGTGTAAAACACAAAGAAAACATGTCTGCACGAAAGGAGCGCAAAGTCTACTTTGATTTTAGACACTACGTTAGTGCTTGTAGGCTAAAGTGCTATGTGATGTGGAACAACTCAATCGTTTGCGTTCTATTGCTCGATGGAGTTGCCATTGATGATATTAGAGTTCAAAATTCAACAGCAGGGAGTTTTGAACCGATTGTCAGATTTGTAAACAGAGCAAAACTGATTGAATCGGTTTATGTCCACTGAACATTGCGTGTACAGCTTTCGCCTGGTATGAGAGAATCGGTCCTCGACGCTAGTTTCGCTTCTTTATCAAATATGGCAGTAGATTTGTCGCTCAGCCCACCTCTGACATATTTTACTGAGCGACAAATCGAGTGCTCGTCGGTAGAGAAACGGTCTCAAAGACTAGAACCATAAGCGGCGAACCTTAATTAATGTCGAGATTCATTTAAGATGCGTTTCAACATGGGTTACAACATACACGTACGTATTTATGGTAACATCAACAATGCAAATGTAGTTCAGAATGAATAGCAtgaattggattgaaattgGTGGATCTTATATTCTACGA
This DNA window, taken from Bradysia coprophila strain Holo2 unplaced genomic scaffold, BU_Bcop_v1 contig_151, whole genome shotgun sequence, encodes the following:
- the LOC119074810 gene encoding caspase-8-like isoform X1; translated protein: MSLEHNTKIIDELDVNDFVYLEKDLDFYEKVSLIFLLHGDNPVNAKIGRQKLLILYQCQNTQTTDISDWIRSQNDSNWRYTIIEALWTIKAKHVLQKLGLDLEDLRIRFLEHAELNLKIHPVLKVLYYICEQLVPCEARLLIDHVNSRDGGRYPINFTDEKYLEVFLLHWLAELVIEAGEWSPMKKAKRNVFCKVDLIVEFLNSNKPDLAELLKRIYIRFNFTSNNVTSVERKKNVTDVDGQEDTAPNAKASGQDARKNAVENSSNESDPSDNKYVIEQKTAGHVLIINQIDFYRDKIKRSNLPLRPLETRHGTNEDKAALNRTFSAMGYQILEKDNLTDDEIRHEVKEIVAKSGSADSLIVCILSHGSEGLIYGCNSVPVKINEIQQLIVSKELLNKPKILILQSCQGLQTQIAEPVLTAEPIEAKLTNSKYLAPDGEVVKTVPMNCDFCVAKSTIPGFSSIRHMVEGSWFIQILCDTIARESHRKHFLEIMTVVKGRVSELRGDNLECMVPICEETFTKYLYFPSRELA
- the LOC119074810 gene encoding caspase-8-like isoform X2, which translates into the protein MSLEHNTKIIDELDVNDFVYLEKDLDFYEKVSLIFLLHGDNPVNAKIGRQKLLILYQCQNTQTTDISDWIRSQNDSNWRYTIIEALWTIKAKHVLQKLGLDLEDLRIRFLEHAELNLKIHPVLKVLYYICEQLVPCEARLLIDHVNSRDGGRYPINFTDEKYLEVFLLHWLAELVIEAGEWSPMKKAKRNVFCKVDLIVEFLNSNKPDLAELLKRIYIRFNFTSNNVTSVERKKNVTDVDGQEDTAPNAKASGQDARKNAVENSSNESDPSDNKYVIEQKTAGHVLIINQIDFYRDKIKRSNLPLRPLETRHGTNEDKAALNRTFSAMGYQILEKDNLTDDEIRHEVKEIVAKSGSADSLIVCILSHGSEGLIYGCNSVPVKINEIQQLIVSKELLNKPKILILQSCQGLQTQIAEPIEAKLTNSKYLAPDGEVVKTVPMNCDFCVAKSTIPGFSSIRHMVEGSWFIQILCDTIARESHRKHFLEIMTVVKGRVSELRGDNLECMVPICEETFTKYLYFPSRELA